From the Candidatus Peregrinibacteria bacterium genome, one window contains:
- the proB gene encoding glutamate 5-kinase, whose protein sequence is MQKTVVVKIGTNALLDEHGNIEESVLTSLAKSIASAREEGWRVVLVSSGSVGAAKKEFDAGRLGKVSATELAQIRSAVGQPMLMKQYRDIFQKHGIPVAQGLVTRSDFSSRERHLSMRNILDKMLRSNILPILNENDFLTPEELDFSDNDQLAGFLAGLLSADLLVLLSNVDGVYSGNPEQPKSKKIDVIERITPEILRFISEEKSEHGLGGMRSKMETAHLMGNIGIELVISTSRTPNVLSRILRGEAGVGTRFLPLRGKKQSGIRVWLAAGATECGNIVVNHCLASVLKTNPGTSILGVGVVAVGKDFEEGSVIRIDAEDGEHLGRAVAKISSAEMSHLLHSGETRGKIFIHADDLFLFSREYSKNKM, encoded by the coding sequence ATGCAAAAAACTGTTGTTGTTAAAATCGGCACCAATGCTCTTCTGGATGAACACGGCAACATAGAAGAATCGGTTCTCACCTCCCTTGCAAAAAGCATTGCGAGTGCACGAGAAGAAGGGTGGCGTGTTGTACTTGTTTCTTCTGGCTCTGTGGGTGCCGCCAAAAAAGAGTTTGATGCTGGACGACTCGGAAAAGTATCCGCCACGGAACTCGCACAAATTCGGAGTGCTGTTGGGCAGCCTATGCTCATGAAACAATATCGTGATATTTTTCAAAAACATGGTATTCCCGTAGCACAAGGACTCGTAACGCGTTCAGATTTTTCCAGTCGTGAACGGCATCTTTCGATGCGAAATATTCTCGATAAAATGCTTCGGAGCAATATTCTCCCTATTCTCAATGAAAATGATTTTTTGACACCTGAAGAGCTCGATTTTTCCGACAACGATCAGCTTGCTGGATTTTTGGCGGGGCTTCTTTCAGCAGACCTTCTCGTGCTTCTTTCAAATGTGGATGGTGTGTACAGCGGAAATCCAGAACAGCCAAAAAGCAAAAAAATTGACGTCATCGAGCGTATAACACCAGAAATCCTGCGTTTCATTTCAGAAGAGAAGAGTGAGCACGGACTCGGCGGTATGCGAAGCAAAATGGAAACCGCACACCTCATGGGAAATATTGGTATCGAACTTGTTATCTCCACAAGTCGCACGCCAAATGTTCTCTCTCGTATTCTTCGAGGAGAAGCAGGCGTTGGAACTCGTTTTCTTCCTCTTAGAGGAAAAAAACAATCGGGTATTCGAGTATGGCTTGCGGCAGGTGCCACGGAATGCGGAAATATTGTAGTGAACCATTGCCTTGCTTCGGTACTCAAAACAAATCCCGGAACCTCTATTTTGGGAGTAGGAGTAGTGGCAGTGGGCAAAGATTTTGAGGAGGGAAGTGTTATTCGTATTGATGCGGAAGATGGAGAACACTTAGGACGAGCAGTTGCCAAAATTTCCTCAGCAGAAATGAGCCATCTTCTTCACTCTGGAGAAACACGAGGAAAAATCTTTATTCATGCGGATGATCTTTTTCTCTTCTCTCGAGAATACTCAAAAAACAAAATGTGA
- a CDS encoding ComEC family competence protein, producing MKRRFLLFGSFSSFLAGVALISLFSIPVAGIVGTGCVFGMLCVQKARFFPLFLWTIFFVLGMLRATYIPFLPPSGDIGNFATNDGISVEITGMLSSPPDIRFSQEKWILTAESLRLSPEEDVQLTRGKVLLSIPRRGAEIEVGQRIRAHGMLKTPFEFPDFSYRTFLAKDGIFSVMSRPNITPLERNPFSGMRLLYSLRTSFLNILQKHVPPPESALAAGILIGDRSGFSPEREQDFRVTGLAHLVALSGYNVTILCIAVFWVFFWIPKIARILLTIFFLVFFLLFVGGGSSLVRASVMGGIGLFVVHSGRISRGGDALLLASFIMVLIKPAILLSDPSFQLSVAGVLGLLLFSKPLDNVFKKGISNRFWREILVATLAAQIGVFPLLSFLFGEISLIAPLANLLVVPLIPLGMLLSFLTVLGGEIFDIVGNIFGFFAWSLLHICFLVIESLADIPGARIGFGSSKIIVSCISLGGILTYLFWQRKQMMAEKINAKEP from the coding sequence GTGAAGCGTCGTTTTCTCCTTTTCGGCTCTTTTTCGAGTTTTCTTGCTGGTGTTGCCCTTATTTCTCTTTTTTCTATTCCTGTTGCTGGAATAGTAGGTACTGGATGTGTTTTTGGAATGCTCTGTGTTCAGAAGGCACGGTTTTTTCCGCTTTTTCTTTGGACGATATTTTTCGTACTCGGAATGTTGCGCGCCACCTATATTCCATTTCTGCCGCCATCGGGAGATATAGGAAACTTTGCTACAAATGACGGGATAAGTGTGGAAATTACGGGAATGCTTTCTTCTCCGCCAGATATTCGTTTCTCCCAAGAAAAATGGATTCTCACCGCAGAATCCCTTCGCCTTTCTCCAGAAGAAGACGTGCAATTGACAAGAGGAAAAGTGCTCCTCAGCATTCCTCGCCGTGGAGCAGAAATAGAAGTTGGTCAACGGATCCGCGCTCATGGCATGCTCAAGACGCCCTTTGAATTTCCAGATTTTTCATATCGAACGTTTCTCGCCAAGGATGGTATTTTTTCTGTTATGAGTCGCCCAAATATCACGCCTCTCGAACGCAACCCCTTCTCTGGAATGCGCCTCCTATATTCCCTCAGAACGTCATTCTTAAATATTCTGCAAAAACACGTTCCTCCGCCAGAATCTGCACTTGCCGCCGGTATTCTCATCGGCGACCGAAGTGGATTTTCTCCCGAGCGAGAACAAGATTTTCGTGTGACAGGACTCGCTCATCTCGTGGCACTTTCGGGGTACAACGTCACCATTCTTTGTATTGCAGTGTTTTGGGTATTTTTTTGGATTCCAAAAATAGCGAGAATCCTTTTGACTATTTTCTTCCTTGTTTTTTTTCTTCTCTTCGTTGGAGGCGGATCATCGCTTGTTCGTGCCTCTGTTATGGGCGGGATTGGTCTCTTTGTTGTGCATTCGGGAAGAATTTCTCGAGGGGGAGATGCACTCCTTCTTGCGTCTTTCATTATGGTGCTCATCAAGCCGGCGATTCTTCTGTCAGACCCATCATTTCAGCTTTCTGTTGCCGGTGTTTTGGGGCTCCTCCTTTTCTCCAAACCACTGGATAATGTTTTCAAAAAAGGAATTTCAAATCGATTTTGGCGAGAAATTCTCGTTGCTACTCTTGCGGCACAAATTGGCGTATTTCCGCTTCTCTCCTTTTTGTTTGGAGAGATTTCGCTTATCGCACCACTCGCGAACCTTCTCGTAGTTCCCCTTATTCCCTTGGGAATGCTTCTTTCATTTCTCACAGTACTTGGCGGGGAAATTTTTGACATTGTGGGAAATATTTTTGGATTCTTTGCTTGGTCACTTCTTCATATATGTTTCTTGGTGATTGAATCTCTGGCAGATATTCCAGGAGCGCGCATTGGTTTTGGTTCTTCTAAAATTATTGTTTCTTGCATTTCTTTGGGAGGAATTTTGACATACCTTTTTTGGCAGAGAAAGCAGATGATGGCAGAAAAAATAAACGCCAAAGAGCCATGA